A window from Pseudomonas sp. MRSN 12121 encodes these proteins:
- the map gene encoding type I methionyl aminopeptidase: MTVTLKTPEDIAKMRVAGKLAAEVLEMIAEHVKPGVTTEELDRICHDYIVNVQQAIPAPLNYKGFPKSICTSINHVVCHGIPNEKPLKDGDTLNIDVTVIKDGYHGDTSRMFHVGNVPVWAERLSQITQECMYKAIELVKPGCRLGDIGEVIQKHAEKNGFSVVREFCGHGIGKVFHEEPQILHYGRAGTGMELKAGMTFTIEPMINQGKADTKVLGDGWTAITKDRKLSAQWEHTLLVTETGYEIFTLRSDDTIPRVSA; the protein is encoded by the coding sequence ATGACCGTCACCCTCAAAACTCCCGAGGACATCGCAAAAATGCGTGTCGCCGGCAAACTGGCCGCCGAAGTGCTGGAAATGATTGCCGAGCATGTCAAACCCGGCGTGACCACCGAAGAGCTGGATCGCATCTGCCACGACTACATCGTCAACGTGCAGCAGGCGATTCCCGCACCGCTGAACTACAAGGGTTTCCCCAAGTCCATCTGCACCTCGATCAACCACGTGGTCTGCCACGGCATCCCGAACGAGAAGCCGCTGAAGGACGGCGACACCCTGAACATCGACGTCACCGTGATCAAGGACGGTTACCACGGCGACACCAGCCGCATGTTCCACGTCGGCAACGTGCCGGTCTGGGCCGAGCGTCTGTCGCAGATCACCCAGGAATGCATGTACAAGGCCATCGAACTGGTCAAGCCGGGCTGCCGCCTGGGCGACATCGGCGAAGTGATCCAGAAGCACGCCGAGAAGAACGGCTTTTCGGTGGTTCGCGAATTCTGCGGCCATGGCATCGGCAAGGTGTTCCACGAAGAACCGCAGATCCTGCATTACGGCCGCGCCGGCACCGGCATGGAGCTGAAGGCCGGCATGACCTTCACCATCGAACCGATGATCAACCAGGGCAAGGCCGACACCAAGGTGCTGGGCGATGGCTGGACCGCGATCACCAAGGACCGCAAGCTGTCCGCGCAGTGGGAACACACCCTGCTGGTGACCGAGACCGGCTATGAGATCTTCACCCTGCGCAGCGATGACACCATCCCGCGCGTTTCGGCCTGA
- the frr gene encoding ribosome recycling factor produces the protein MINEIKKDAQERMKKSLESLAHAFGQIRTGKAHPSILGSVMVPYYGTDTPLSGVANVTVKDSQTLQVVPFERNMLAAIDKAIGSAGLNLNPTNLGELLLIKMAPLTEETRKGFTKQARAAAEDARVAVRNIRRDALGELKKLTKDKAISEDEERRGGAEIDKLIKEFEAQIAKATEEKEKDLMAV, from the coding sequence ATGATCAACGAAATCAAGAAAGACGCTCAGGAACGCATGAAGAAGAGCCTGGAATCCCTGGCCCATGCGTTCGGCCAGATCCGTACTGGCAAGGCGCACCCAAGCATCCTGGGCAGCGTGATGGTGCCTTACTACGGCACCGACACGCCGTTGAGCGGCGTTGCCAACGTGACGGTAAAAGACTCCCAGACCCTGCAGGTTGTGCCGTTCGAGCGCAACATGCTGGCGGCGATCGACAAGGCCATCGGCAGTGCCGGCCTGAACCTCAATCCGACCAACCTGGGCGAGCTGCTGCTGATCAAGATGGCGCCGCTGACCGAGGAAACCCGCAAGGGCTTCACCAAGCAGGCGCGCGCCGCCGCCGAAGACGCGCGGGTTGCCGTGCGCAACATTCGTCGCGATGCCCTGGGCGAGCTGAAGAAGCTGACCAAGGACAAGGCGATCAGTGAAGACGAAGAGCGCCGTGGCGGTGCCGAAATCGACAAGCTGATCAAGGAATTCGAAGCGCAGATCGCCAAGGCGACCGAAGAAAAAGAAAAGGACCTGATGGCCGTATAA
- the pyrH gene encoding UMP kinase, whose protein sequence is MAQQGSGYQARYKRILLKLSGEALMGSEEFGIDPKVLDRMALEVGQLVGIGVQVGLVIGGGNLFRGAALSAAGMDRVTGDHMGMLATVMNGLAMRDALERANISAIVMSAISMVGVTDHYDRRKAMRHLNSKEVVIFAAGTGNPFFTTDSAACLRAIEIDADVVLKATKVDGVYTADPFKDPHAEKFDHLTYDEVLDRKLGVMDLTAICLCRDHKMPLRVFNMNKPGALLNIVHGGAEGTLIEEGEQ, encoded by the coding sequence ATGGCTCAGCAGGGCAGTGGTTATCAAGCTCGCTATAAACGCATTCTACTCAAGCTTAGCGGCGAGGCCCTGATGGGCTCGGAAGAGTTCGGGATCGACCCTAAGGTGCTGGACCGCATGGCACTGGAAGTCGGCCAACTGGTTGGAATCGGCGTTCAGGTTGGTCTGGTCATCGGTGGTGGCAACCTGTTCCGTGGTGCGGCGCTCAGCGCGGCCGGCATGGATCGGGTAACGGGCGACCACATGGGCATGCTGGCCACTGTGATGAACGGCCTGGCCATGCGCGACGCACTGGAACGTGCGAATATCTCGGCCATCGTCATGTCGGCCATTTCCATGGTGGGCGTGACCGATCACTATGACCGTCGCAAGGCGATGCGTCATCTGAACTCCAAGGAAGTGGTGATCTTCGCGGCCGGCACCGGCAACCCGTTCTTCACGACCGACTCCGCGGCCTGCCTGCGAGCGATCGAGATCGATGCCGACGTCGTGCTCAAGGCAACCAAGGTCGATGGCGTGTACACCGCAGACCCATTCAAAGACCCGCATGCCGAGAAGTTCGATCATCTGACTTACGATGAAGTGCTGGATCGCAAGCTGGGTGTCATGGACCTGACGGCGATCTGCCTGTGTCGCGACCATAAGATGCCGTTGCGCGTATTTAACATGAACAAGCCCGGTGCCCTGCTGAACATCGTTCACGGCGGCGCTGAAGGAACCCTGATCGAGGAAGGCGAACAATGA
- the rpsB gene encoding 30S ribosomal protein S2 codes for MSQVNMRDMLKAGVHFGHQTRYWNPKMGKYIFGARNKIHIINLEKTLPMFNEALTFVERLAQGKNKILFVGTKRSAGKIVAEEAARCGSPYVDHRWLGGMLTNYKTIRASIKRLRDLEVQSEDGTFAKLTKKEALMRSRDLEKLDRSLGGIKDMGGLPDALFVIDVDHERIAITEANKLGIPVIGVVDTNSSPEGVDYIIPGNDDAIRAIQLYMGSMADAVIRGRNNVAGGTEVFAEDAQAPAAEA; via the coding sequence ATGTCCCAAGTCAACATGCGCGATATGCTGAAGGCCGGTGTGCACTTCGGTCACCAAACCCGTTACTGGAATCCGAAAATGGGCAAGTACATTTTCGGCGCGCGCAACAAGATCCACATCATCAACCTTGAAAAAACCCTGCCAATGTTCAACGAAGCTCTGACCTTCGTAGAGCGCCTGGCTCAGGGCAAAAACAAGATTCTGTTCGTCGGCACCAAGCGTTCCGCTGGCAAGATCGTTGCTGAAGAAGCAGCACGTTGCGGTTCGCCGTACGTCGATCACCGCTGGTTGGGCGGCATGCTGACCAACTACAAGACCATCCGTGCTTCCATCAAGCGTCTGCGCGACCTGGAAGTTCAGTCGGAAGACGGCACCTTCGCCAAGCTGACCAAGAAAGAAGCGCTGATGCGTTCTCGCGACCTGGAAAAGCTGGATCGCAGCCTGGGTGGTATCAAGGACATGGGCGGTCTGCCTGACGCACTGTTCGTGATCGACGTTGACCACGAGCGCATCGCAATCACCGAAGCCAACAAGCTGGGCATCCCGGTCATCGGCGTTGTCGATACCAACAGCAGCCCGGAAGGCGTTGACTACATCATCCCAGGCAACGATGACGCCATTCGCGCCATCCAGCTGTACATGGGTTCGATGGCTGACGCCGTGATCCGTGGCCGCAACAACGTTGCCGGCGGCACCGAAGTATTCGCTGAAGACGCTCAAGCGCCGGCAGCTGAAGCCTGA
- a CDS encoding Na+/H+ antiporter, whose product MQTAYTVLILLMLVSVSRLVGRVIPLPLPLVQIAAGALLAWPTLGLHVALDPELFLFLFLPPLLFSDGWRMPKRELWRLRGPVLTLAVGLVLFTVVGAGYFIHWLLPSIPLPVAFALAAVLSPTDAVAVSAISQNRLPTPLMHMLQGEALMNDASGLVTFKFALAAAVTGAFSLANASLTFVLVAVGGLAVGVALSWLVGRLRAWMIARGWDDPATHVVFMLLLPFAAYVLAERLGASGILSAVAAGMMQSWLDLLPRQTSTRLLNRSVWSLLEFAFNGLIFLLLGLQLPDIIKAVVSHETTLWPTLFYRCLDVLAIFLVLLVLRFIWVQSIWRLSGLLRRWRGKGELTLVPTARSCWLLTVGGVRGAVTLAGVMSVPLLLGAGEAFPERDLLIFIAAGVILLSLVAACIALPLLLRGIQKSPDEKRHAEVRDAWRKTAEAAIHALEAEEVADADNTPDAAQAALATELKGRLMAEYRHQLEVFDDSAEAQALAFQMDLLERKLRLKALRAQRLELYRLSRQHQIGDDVLREILGELDLSEANLGSVK is encoded by the coding sequence ATGCAAACCGCTTATACCGTCCTTATCCTGCTGATGCTGGTGAGTGTCTCGCGCCTGGTCGGACGGGTGATCCCGCTGCCTCTGCCGCTGGTGCAGATCGCCGCCGGGGCCTTGCTGGCCTGGCCCACCCTGGGGTTGCACGTGGCCCTGGACCCGGAGTTGTTTCTGTTTCTGTTCCTGCCGCCGTTGCTGTTCTCCGATGGCTGGCGCATGCCCAAGCGCGAACTGTGGCGCCTGCGCGGCCCGGTCCTGACCCTGGCCGTGGGCCTGGTGCTGTTCACCGTGGTGGGGGCCGGCTATTTCATTCATTGGCTGCTGCCGAGCATTCCCCTACCAGTGGCCTTCGCCCTGGCGGCAGTGCTGTCGCCGACCGACGCCGTGGCCGTTTCGGCGATTTCCCAGAACCGCCTGCCGACTCCCCTGATGCACATGCTCCAGGGCGAAGCGCTGATGAACGACGCTTCCGGCCTGGTGACCTTCAAGTTTGCCTTGGCGGCGGCAGTCACCGGGGCGTTCTCCCTGGCCAACGCCAGCCTGACCTTCGTGCTGGTGGCGGTGGGCGGCCTGGCGGTCGGCGTGGCCCTGAGCTGGCTGGTGGGCCGCTTGCGGGCTTGGATGATCGCCCGCGGCTGGGACGATCCGGCGACCCATGTGGTGTTCATGCTGCTGCTGCCCTTCGCCGCCTACGTACTGGCCGAGCGCCTGGGCGCCTCGGGCATCCTGTCGGCGGTGGCGGCGGGGATGATGCAGAGCTGGCTCGACCTGCTGCCGCGGCAGACCAGCACCCGCTTGCTCAATCGCAGTGTCTGGTCGTTGCTGGAGTTCGCGTTCAACGGGCTGATCTTCCTGCTGCTGGGCCTGCAACTGCCCGACATCATCAAGGCCGTGGTCAGCCATGAAACCACGCTGTGGCCGACCCTGTTCTACCGCTGCCTGGATGTGCTGGCGATTTTCCTGGTGCTGCTGGTATTGCGATTCATCTGGGTGCAGAGCATCTGGCGCCTGTCCGGGCTGTTGCGGCGCTGGCGCGGCAAAGGCGAGCTGACGCTGGTGCCGACCGCGCGTTCCTGCTGGCTGCTGACGGTGGGCGGAGTACGCGGGGCGGTGACCCTGGCGGGTGTGATGTCGGTGCCGCTGCTGTTGGGGGCGGGCGAGGCCTTTCCCGAGCGCGACTTGCTGATCTTCATCGCCGCGGGGGTGATTCTGCTGTCGCTGGTCGCCGCCTGCATCGCCTTGCCGCTGTTGTTGCGGGGCATCCAGAAGAGCCCTGACGAGAAGCGCCATGCCGAGGTTCGCGACGCCTGGCGCAAGACCGCCGAAGCGGCGATCCATGCCCTGGAGGCCGAGGAGGTGGCTGACGCCGACAATACGCCGGACGCGGCGCAGGCGGCGCTGGCCACCGAGCTCAAGGGGCGGCTGATGGCGGAGTATCGGCATCAGTTGGAGGTATTCGACGATTCCGCCGAGGCCCAGGCGCTGGCGTTCCAGATGGATCTGCTGGAGCGCAAGCTGCGCTTGAAGGCGTTGCGGGCGCAGCGGCTGGAGTTGTATCGATTGAGCCGCCAGCACCAGATCGGCGATGACGTGCTGCGCGAGATCCTGGGCGAGCTGGACCTGAGCGAGGCGAATCTGGGCTCGGTGAAATAA
- the tsf gene encoding translation elongation factor Ts, translating into MAEITAALVKELRERTGEGMMDCKKALTKAGGDIEKAIDDMRASGAIKAAKKAGNVAAEGAIAIKADDKSAVILEVNSQTDFLALQDDFKNFVAASVEKAFADKLTDAAPLIASQEAAREALVAKVGENVNIRRLTRIEGDVVGSYLHGNKIGVVVALKGGDVELAKDIAMHVAASNPEFLLPSQVSAEAIEREKAVFMQLNEDKIKGKPENIVENMVKGRIAKFLAEASLVEQAFVKNPEIKVGELAKKGGAEIVSFTYFKVGEGIEKPVDNFAEEVAAQLAAAKQ; encoded by the coding sequence ATGGCAGAGATTACTGCAGCGTTGGTTAAAGAACTGCGCGAGCGTACCGGCGAAGGCATGATGGACTGCAAGAAAGCCTTGACCAAGGCTGGCGGCGATATCGAAAAAGCCATTGACGATATGCGCGCTTCGGGCGCCATCAAGGCTGCCAAGAAGGCTGGCAACGTTGCCGCTGAAGGCGCTATCGCCATCAAGGCCGACGACAAGTCCGCGGTCATCCTGGAAGTGAACTCGCAGACCGACTTCCTGGCTCTGCAGGACGACTTCAAGAACTTCGTGGCTGCCAGCGTTGAAAAAGCCTTTGCTGACAAGCTGACCGACGCCGCTCCGCTGATCGCTTCGCAAGAAGCCGCTCGTGAAGCGCTGGTTGCCAAAGTAGGCGAGAACGTCAACATCCGTCGTCTGACCCGCATCGAAGGCGACGTTGTCGGTTCGTACCTGCACGGCAACAAGATCGGTGTTGTGGTCGCCCTGAAAGGCGGCGACGTCGAGCTGGCCAAAGACATCGCGATGCACGTAGCGGCAAGCAACCCTGAGTTCCTGCTGCCTTCGCAAGTTTCCGCTGAAGCCATCGAGCGCGAGAAAGCCGTGTTCATGCAGCTGAACGAAGACAAGATCAAAGGCAAGCCTGAAAACATCGTTGAAAACATGGTCAAGGGCCGTATCGCCAAGTTCCTGGCTGAAGCGAGCCTGGTTGAGCAGGCGTTCGTCAAGAACCCTGAAATCAAGGTCGGCGAGCTGGCCAAGAAAGGCGGCGCTGAAATCGTTTCCTTCACCTACTTCAAGGTAGGCGAAGGCATCGAGAAGCCGGTCGACAACTTCGCTGAAGAAGTTGCTGCCCAGCTGGCTGCCGCCAAGCAGTAA
- the dapC gene encoding succinyldiaminopimelate transaminase, with product MNNALNQLQPYPFEKLRALLGGVQPNPAKRPIALSIGEPKHRSPSFVAEALASNLDQMAVYPTTLGLPALREAIAHWCERRFGVPNGWIDPARHVLPVNGTREALFAFTQTVVNRGDDALVVSPNPFYQIYEGAAFLAGAKPHYLPCLDENGFNPDFDAVPAEIWQRCQILFLCSPGNPTGALIPIDTLKKLIALADQYDFVIAADECYSELYFDEQTPPPGLLSACAELGRQDFKRCVVFHSLSKRSNLPGLRSGFVAGDAEILKGFLLYRTYHGCAMPVQTQLASIAAWNDEVHVRANRALYREKFDAVLEILAPVLDVQRPDGSFYLWPNVAGDDTAFCRDLFEQEHVTVVPGSYLSRDVNGSNPGAGRVRMALVAPLAECVEAAERIRDFVQRRK from the coding sequence ATGAACAACGCTCTGAACCAGTTGCAGCCCTACCCGTTCGAGAAACTCCGCGCGCTGCTCGGCGGCGTCCAGCCGAATCCGGCCAAGCGCCCGATCGCCCTGTCCATCGGCGAACCCAAGCACCGCTCGCCCAGCTTTGTCGCCGAGGCCCTGGCCAGCAACCTGGACCAGATGGCGGTGTATCCGACGACCCTGGGCCTGCCCGCCCTGCGCGAAGCCATCGCCCACTGGTGCGAACGGCGCTTCGGCGTACCGAACGGCTGGATCGATCCGGCGCGCCATGTGCTGCCGGTCAACGGCACCCGCGAGGCGCTGTTCGCCTTCACCCAGACCGTGGTCAACCGTGGCGACGATGCCCTGGTGGTCAGCCCGAACCCCTTCTATCAGATCTACGAAGGCGCGGCCTTCCTCGCCGGAGCCAAGCCGCACTACCTGCCGTGCCTGGATGAAAACGGCTTCAACCCGGACTTCGACGCAGTCCCGGCCGAGATCTGGCAGCGTTGCCAGATCCTGTTCCTGTGCTCGCCGGGCAACCCGACCGGCGCGCTGATCCCGATCGACACCCTGAAGAAACTCATCGCCCTGGCCGACCAGTACGATTTCGTGATCGCCGCCGACGAGTGCTACAGCGAGCTGTACTTCGACGAACAGACCCCGCCACCGGGCCTGCTCAGTGCCTGCGCCGAGCTGGGCCGCCAGGACTTCAAGCGTTGCGTGGTATTCCACAGCCTGTCCAAGCGCTCCAATCTGCCGGGCCTGCGCTCCGGCTTCGTCGCCGGCGACGCGGAGATCCTCAAAGGCTTCCTGCTGTACCGCACCTACCATGGTTGCGCCATGCCAGTGCAAACCCAGCTGGCCAGCATCGCCGCCTGGAACGACGAGGTGCATGTACGCGCCAACCGCGCACTGTATCGCGAGAAGTTCGATGCGGTGCTGGAGATTCTCGCGCCGGTGCTCGACGTACAGCGTCCGGACGGCAGCTTCTACCTGTGGCCGAATGTGGCCGGCGACGATACCGCGTTCTGCCGTGACCTGTTCGAGCAGGAACATGTGACCGTGGTGCCGGGCTCCTACCTGTCGCGCGATGTCAACGGCAGCAACCCGGGCGCCGGGCGCGTGCGCATGGCCCTGGTGGCGCCATTGGCCGAATGCGTGGAAGCGGCCGAGCGGATCCGCGATTTCGTCCAGCGCCGCAAATAA
- a CDS encoding [protein-PII] uridylyltransferase, producing the protein MPQVDPELFDRGQFQAELALKASPIAAFKKAIRQAHEVLDTRFRNGRDIRRLIEDRAWFVDNILQKAWDQFDWSDDADIALVAVGGYGRGELHPYSDIDLLILLDSADHEVFRDSIERFLTLLWDIGLEVGQSVRSVEECAEEARADLTVVTNLMESRTICGPERLRQRMLDVTSTAHMWPSKDFFLAKRAEQKARHHKYNDTEYNLEPNVKGSPGGLRDIQTILWVARRQYGTLNLRALAGEGFLVESENTLLASSQEFLWKVRYALHMLAGRAEDRLLFDHQRSIAKLLGFEGSDAKQAIESFMQQYYRVVMSIAQLSDLIIQHFEEVILAPEDEAPPQPINSRFQLHDGYIEAINANVFRRTPFAMLEIFVLMAQHPEIKGVRADTIRLLQENRHLIDDDFRHDIRNTSLFIELFKCEIGVHRNLRRMNRYGILGRYLPEFGHIVGQMQHDLFHIYTVDFHTLNLIKHLRKLQYTQVSEKFPLASKLMAKLPKPELIYLAGLYHDIGKGRHGDHSDIGAVDAEAFCIRHQLPLWDTRLIVWLVQNHLVMSTTAQRKDLSDPQVIHDFAQIVVDQTRLDYLYVLTVSDINATNPTLWNSWRASLLRQLYTETKRALRRGLENPVDREEQIRQTQSAALDILVRAGTDPDDVEQLWAQLGDDYFLRHTAGDVAWHSDAILQQPADGGPLVLIKETTQREFEGGTQIFIYAPDQHDFFAVTVAAMDQLNLNIHDARIITSSSQFTLDTYIVLDNDGDSIGNNPQRVKQIRDGLTEALRNPDDYPTIIQRRVPRQLKHFAFPPQVTIHNDAQRPVTVLELSAPDRPGLLARIGKIFLEFDLSLQNAKIATLGERVEDVFFITDAHNQQLSDPQLCSRLQDAIVEQLSVGHEPTTALTRLNI; encoded by the coding sequence ATGCCGCAGGTGGATCCCGAATTGTTCGACCGCGGCCAGTTCCAGGCGGAACTGGCCCTGAAGGCAAGCCCTATCGCGGCCTTCAAGAAAGCCATCCGTCAGGCACATGAAGTGCTCGACACGCGCTTTCGCAACGGACGGGATATCCGCCGGCTCATCGAGGACCGCGCCTGGTTCGTCGACAACATCCTGCAAAAGGCCTGGGACCAGTTCGACTGGAGCGACGACGCCGATATCGCCCTGGTGGCGGTCGGCGGCTACGGGCGCGGCGAGCTGCACCCCTATTCGGACATCGACCTGCTGATCCTGCTGGACAGCGCCGACCACGAAGTCTTCCGCGACTCCATCGAACGCTTCCTGACGCTGCTCTGGGATATCGGCCTGGAAGTCGGGCAAAGCGTGCGTTCGGTGGAGGAATGCGCCGAAGAGGCCCGCGCCGACCTGACGGTGGTCACCAACCTGATGGAAAGCCGCACCATCTGCGGCCCCGAACGCCTGCGCCAGCGCATGCTGGATGTCACCAGCACGGCCCACATGTGGCCCAGCAAGGACTTCTTCCTGGCCAAGCGCGCCGAGCAGAAGGCGCGGCACCACAAGTACAACGACACCGAATACAACCTGGAACCCAACGTCAAAGGCTCACCTGGCGGCCTGCGGGACATCCAGACCATTCTCTGGGTCGCCCGGCGCCAGTACGGCACCCTGAACCTGCGGGCGCTGGCCGGCGAAGGCTTCCTGGTGGAAAGCGAGAACACGCTGCTGGCCTCGTCCCAGGAGTTCCTGTGGAAAGTCCGCTACGCCCTGCACATGCTGGCCGGGCGTGCCGAGGATCGCCTGCTGTTCGACCACCAGCGCTCGATCGCCAAGTTGCTGGGCTTCGAGGGCAGCGACGCCAAGCAGGCCATCGAAAGCTTCATGCAGCAGTACTACCGAGTGGTGATGAGCATCGCCCAGTTGAGCGACCTGATCATCCAGCATTTCGAGGAAGTCATCCTCGCCCCGGAAGACGAAGCACCGCCGCAGCCGATCAACTCGCGGTTCCAGCTGCATGACGGCTACATCGAAGCGATCAACGCCAATGTGTTCCGACGCACGCCGTTCGCCATGCTGGAAATCTTCGTGCTCATGGCCCAGCACCCGGAGATCAAGGGCGTACGCGCCGACACCATTCGCCTGTTGCAGGAAAACCGTCACCTGATCGACGACGACTTCCGCCATGACATCCGCAATACCAGCCTGTTCATCGAGTTGTTCAAGTGCGAGATCGGCGTCCACCGCAACCTGCGGCGGATGAACCGCTACGGCATTCTCGGGCGCTACCTGCCGGAGTTCGGCCACATCGTCGGGCAGATGCAACACGACCTGTTCCACATCTATACGGTCGATTTCCACACCCTGAACCTGATCAAGCACCTGCGCAAACTGCAGTACACCCAGGTTTCGGAGAAATTCCCGCTGGCCAGCAAGCTCATGGCCAAGCTGCCCAAGCCCGAACTGATCTACCTGGCCGGGCTGTACCACGACATCGGCAAGGGCCGGCACGGCGACCATTCGGACATCGGCGCGGTGGACGCGGAAGCCTTCTGCATCCGCCACCAGTTGCCGCTGTGGGACACCCGCCTGATCGTCTGGCTGGTGCAGAACCACCTGGTGATGTCGACTACCGCCCAGCGCAAGGACCTGTCCGACCCGCAGGTCATCCACGACTTCGCGCAGATCGTGGTCGACCAGACCCGCCTGGACTACCTGTATGTGCTGACGGTGTCCGATATCAACGCCACCAACCCGACGCTGTGGAACTCCTGGCGCGCCAGCCTGCTGCGCCAGCTCTACACCGAGACCAAGCGCGCCCTGCGCCGCGGCCTGGAAAACCCAGTGGACCGCGAAGAGCAGATCCGCCAGACGCAAAGCGCGGCCCTGGACATCCTGGTGCGCGCCGGCACCGACCCGGACGACGTCGAGCAGCTCTGGGCGCAACTGGGCGACGACTACTTCCTGCGCCACACCGCTGGCGACGTGGCCTGGCACAGCGACGCGATCCTCCAGCAGCCGGCCGACGGCGGGCCGCTGGTGCTGATCAAGGAAACCACCCAGCGCGAATTCGAGGGCGGTACGCAGATCTTCATCTACGCCCCCGACCAGCACGACTTCTTCGCCGTGACCGTGGCCGCGATGGACCAGCTCAACCTGAACATCCACGACGCCCGGATCATCACCTCCAGCAGCCAGTTCACCCTCGACACCTATATCGTGCTCGACAACGATGGCGACTCGATCGGCAACAATCCGCAGCGCGTCAAACAGATCCGCGACGGCCTTACCGAGGCCCTGCGCAACCCTGACGACTACCCGACCATCATCCAGCGCCGGGTACCGCGTCAGCTCAAGCACTTCGCCTTCCCGCCGCAAGTGACCATCCACAACGACGCCCAGCGCCCGGTGACGGTGCTCGAACTCAGCGCCCCCGATCGCCCCGGCCTGCTGGCGCGCATCGGCAAGATCTTCCTGGAGTTCGACCTGTCGCTGCAGAACGCCAAGATCGCCACCCTGGGCGAGCGCGTGGAAGACGTGTTCTTCATCACCGACGCGCACAACCAGCAACTGTCCGACCCCCAGCTGTGCAGCCGCCTGCAGGACGCCATCGTCGAACAGCTGAGCGTCGGCCACGAACCGACTACCGCCTTGACGCGCCTGAACATCTGA
- the uppS gene encoding polyprenyl diphosphate synthase: MDKTKQSVPSSVPRHVAIIMDGNNRWAKKRFMPGVAGHKAGVDAVRAVIEVCAEAKVEVLTLFAFSSENWQRPADEVSALMDLFFKALRREAKRLNENNISLRIIGDRSRFHPELQAAMREAEAMTAGSDRFILQIAANYGGQWDIAQAAQRLAREVQAGHLRPDDITPELLQTCLATGDLPLPDLCIRTGGEHRISNFLLWQLAYAELYFSDLFWPDFKHDAMRAALADYASRQRRFGKTSEQVEAGARV; encoded by the coding sequence ATGGACAAGACCAAGCAGTCTGTACCGTCTTCAGTGCCACGCCACGTCGCGATCATCATGGACGGGAACAATCGCTGGGCGAAAAAACGCTTTATGCCGGGTGTCGCCGGGCATAAAGCGGGGGTCGACGCTGTTCGGGCGGTCATCGAGGTGTGTGCCGAGGCCAAGGTCGAGGTGCTGACCCTGTTCGCCTTCTCCAGTGAAAACTGGCAGCGTCCGGCCGATGAAGTCAGCGCCTTGATGGATCTGTTCTTCAAGGCGTTGCGGCGAGAGGCCAAGCGTCTCAACGAAAACAACATCAGCCTGCGCATCATCGGCGACCGTTCGCGTTTCCATCCCGAGTTGCAGGCTGCGATGCGCGAAGCGGAAGCGATGACCGCGGGCAGTGACCGCTTCATCCTGCAGATCGCCGCCAATTATGGCGGTCAGTGGGATATTGCCCAGGCCGCCCAGCGCCTGGCGCGGGAAGTCCAGGCCGGGCATCTGCGCCCCGACGACATCACTCCCGAGCTGTTGCAAACCTGTCTGGCCACCGGCGACCTGCCGTTGCCGGACCTGTGCATTCGTACCGGGGGCGAGCACCGCATCAGTAACTTCCTGCTGTGGCAGCTGGCCTACGCCGAGCTGTATTTCTCCGACCTGTTCTGGCCGGACTTCAAACACGATGCCATGCGCGCCGCGCTGGCCGATTACGCTTCCCGCCAGCGTCGCTTCGGTAAAACGAGCGAGCAGGTCGAGGCTGGAGCCCGGGTTTAA